The genomic segment TATTAACTCTAACAAAAAAGTAAAAAGGAAATAATAAACGAAAAAATGCCCGTGCTGCTGTTGATAGCAGTTTAGGGCACGTGGGATGTAATTGCCAGAAGGTAAACCCACGAAGAAGGTTGTCTATGTAATTATTGGAAAATAAGGTTGTAATTAAGTGAAAAAATCTATTCATGGAAAACACATCAGGTCCCAGAGCTTCTTCACGATGCTTTGGGATTCTTTTTTTTGTGAAACACTTAATAAAAACTAATTTTTATGGGTAGTTGATACTCGTATCATGGAAATTGTTTAATTTTGCACCAATTTTTCGGATATATACATTATTATAATAAAGAAAGCATGGATAAACTGAGTTATGCCCTTGGACTGGGCATTGGACAGCAGCTGGCACAGATGGGTGCCACGGAGCTGAATGTGGATGACTTTGCACAGTCAATCAAAGACGTGTTGAACGGCAGCGAGCTGAAGGTGTCGCACCGCGAGGCCCAGCAGATTGTGCAAGACTATTTTGCAAAGAAGGAAGCCGCTATGAATGCAGAGCGTGCCGAGAAGGGCAAGGCTGCAAAGGAAGAGGGCGAGAAATATCTGGCAGAGAATGCCAAGAAAGAGGGTGTGATTACCACTGCCAGCGGCCTGCAGTATCAGGTGCTGAAAGAGGGTAACGGTAAGAAGCCCACAGCCAAAGATTCGGTGAAGTGTCACTACGAGGGTTTCCTCATCGATGGCACTGTGTTCGACAGCAGCGTACAGCGTGGCGAGCCCGCCGTATTTGGTCTGCAGCAGGTGATCGCTGGTTGGACCGAGGGTCTGCAGCTGATGTCTGAGGGTGGCAAGTACCGTTTCTTTATCCCCTACCGCCTGGCTTATGGCGAGGGTGGCGCAGGTGCTATGATTCCTCCCTTCGCAACGCTGATTTTCGACGTTGAGTTGATTGAAGTTATGTAAATTAAACAATAAACCAAAACAATGAAAAAGATTTTCTCTATGGCCGCTGTGGCCATTGCCGTTGCAACGATGATGTCGTGTGGCAACAACCCCAAACCCAGTTTGAAGAGCGATGTTGATACACTG from the Prevotella sp. E15-22 genome contains:
- a CDS encoding FKBP-type peptidyl-prolyl cis-trans isomerase, encoding MDKLSYALGLGIGQQLAQMGATELNVDDFAQSIKDVLNGSELKVSHREAQQIVQDYFAKKEAAMNAERAEKGKAAKEEGEKYLAENAKKEGVITTASGLQYQVLKEGNGKKPTAKDSVKCHYEGFLIDGTVFDSSVQRGEPAVFGLQQVIAGWTEGLQLMSEGGKYRFFIPYRLAYGEGGAGAMIPPFATLIFDVELIEVM